The window CGCGCCTACAGCGCGATCGACTTCGACCGCGCGAAGTAGACCGCGCGAGGCAGGCCGCGCCGCGGCAGGAGCCGCGCCGGGCAGGTGACGCGCAGCGGCGACACACGGCAGTCCGTGCGGAGCCGTCGGAACGCGAAGAGGCGCCCCCCATGTGCGGTGGGGGCGCCTCTTCGCGTCGATGCGAGGCGTCGGCGAACGGCTGCCGGTCCGGGGTCGTCGGTTCGGAAGTACAGGCCGGTCAGCCGGCCGCGGCGATGTGGTCGGCCGAGGCGGCCGCCTTCAGCTCCACCTCGCGCCGTCTGCGGCGGGCGAGCACCACACGGCGCTCGGCAGCCGTGAGGCCGCCCCACACCCCGTACGGTTCGGGCTGCACCAAGGCATGTTCCCGGCATTCGACCATCACCGGACAGCGCGCGCAGACCCGCTTCGCGGACTCCTCGCGGGACAGTCGGGCAGCAGTCGGCTCCTTCGACGGGGCGAAGAACAGCCCGGCTTCGTCCCGGCGGCACACCGCCTCCGAGTGCCAGGGGCCGGCCTGGTCCTCCCGAGCAGGAGTGCTCTGGGTGGGAACGGCGGCGACCTGCAGGGGCTGATGCGGCAGTTGCAGCACGGTCTACTCCTGACGACGGCTTCGCGAGCGAGAGACGATGCAGCACTCCCTACCCGCTGTGCGTGCGCCTAAGCACTGAGTGGCACGGAGTTCCGGTTGACGGAATTGCGGTCGACCGGAATTTTGGCCGGATCCAGGGCCGTGCGAACCGCTGCGGGTTCAGCGGCCGAGGTGTTTGCGCAGCTGGTTGTGGAGATCCGTAATGAGTTTCCCGCGCTTCGGCTTTGCCTCGACGTTCCCGAAGA is drawn from Streptomyces sp. NBC_01717 and contains these coding sequences:
- a CDS encoding WhiB family transcriptional regulator — protein: MLQLPHQPLQVAAVPTQSTPAREDQAGPWHSEAVCRRDEAGLFFAPSKEPTAARLSREESAKRVCARCPVMVECREHALVQPEPYGVWGGLTAAERRVVLARRRRREVELKAAASADHIAAAG